In Aegilops tauschii subsp. strangulata cultivar AL8/78 chromosome 3, Aet v6.0, whole genome shotgun sequence, one genomic interval encodes:
- the LOC109732337 gene encoding CASP-like protein 4D1, whose amino-acid sequence MASSRRALPVATLALRVLALLLLAASIIIIATAELQDSIFEPQGIITFKDLYAYQYVLAVGVIGCAYNLVAALFVAINVAGRRKMVGGGEAGTVLLICADVVSIINSKKSHVCAVLVATGGAVGLGLTVEVQRRLRVILDSVSKTFFIRVDISCGALLLASLCIVFIVMLSSFSLTK is encoded by the exons ATGGCGTCCTCGCGCCGCGCCCTGCCCGTGGCGACCCTGGCCCTCCGGGTCCTCGCACTGCTCCTCCTCGCGGCCtccatcatcatcatcgccaCCGCTGAACTCCAGGACAGCATCTTCGAGCCTCAAGGCATCATCACGTTCAAAGATTTATACGCATACCA GTACGTCCTGGCCGTGGGTGTCATCGGGTGCGCCTACAACCTGGTGGCGGCTTTGTTCGTGGCGATCAACGTCGCCGGGAGGAGGAAGAtggtcggcggcggcgaggccggCACCGTGCTCCTCATCTGCGCCGACGTCGTAAGTATCATCAACTCCAAGAAGTCCCAT GTGTGCGCCGTGCTGGTCGCCACGGGAGGGGCGGTGGGCTTGGGTCTGACGGTCGAGGTCCAGCGGCGGCTCCGTGTTATCTTGGATTCCGTCTCCAAGACATTCTTCATCAGGGTTGACATCTCCTGCGGCGCGCTGTTGCTCGCATCCctatgcatcgtgttcatcgtcATGCTCTCCTCTTTCTCACTCACCAAGTAG